The following are from one region of the Halogeometricum sp. S3BR5-2 genome:
- a CDS encoding phospholipase D-like domain-containing protein, producing the protein MSNVSRLLRVVLVCALLWQSVGAGVGVGIAVGGGPGPDADAGAGVGLAAAAGDDGGPAVVGAHPNPVAADDAGEYVAVRVAGAANLTLSDGEDTVRVPRRGGVVALSSDPNATRAVTDRPVVRADLSLSNAGERLVLRQGEVVLHRVEYGNAPEGERWNASADRWMPVGLDLRDPVATGSADATAFVLPDAPGVAVETLRSADERLFLAGYTLSSDRVAEALLAAHRRGVRVRVLVEGSPVGGASRAQAATLDRLVAAGVPVAVVSGPRAKFSYHHAKYAVVDDRSLVLTENWKPSGTGGRDSRGWGVRVASERTADELAAVFAADATGRGVVPWDEFRQGREFVDDAPATAAYPARLPPESVRATEVRVLTTPGNAGQTVIERIDGAEERISVVNPRIDPEGRFFAALVRAARRGVSVRLLLSNAWYDAEENEAAVARADELRESGLPIEARIADPRGRFGKVHAKGAVVDGEVALVGSLNWNDHAATENREVVLELRGDEPADYYRRAFDADWGAAGGGVGSGLGGADRTTWLLVAGALASAVLAGLILKKTVRFERR; encoded by the coding sequence GTGTCGAACGTCAGCCGCCTCCTCCGCGTCGTCCTCGTCTGCGCACTCCTCTGGCAGTCCGTCGGCGCCGGTGTCGGTGTCGGCATCGCCGTGGGCGGCGGTCCCGGTCCCGATGCCGATGCAGGTGCCGGCGTCGGACTCGCGGCCGCCGCGGGCGACGACGGCGGCCCGGCCGTCGTCGGCGCCCATCCGAACCCCGTCGCGGCGGACGACGCGGGCGAGTACGTCGCCGTCCGCGTCGCCGGCGCCGCGAACCTCACGCTCTCGGACGGCGAGGACACCGTACGAGTTCCGCGCCGCGGGGGCGTCGTCGCCCTCTCGTCGGACCCGAACGCGACGCGCGCGGTGACCGACCGCCCCGTCGTCCGCGCGGACCTCTCGCTGTCGAACGCGGGCGAACGCCTCGTGCTCCGTCAGGGGGAGGTAGTCCTCCACCGAGTCGAGTACGGGAACGCCCCCGAGGGCGAACGCTGGAACGCCTCCGCCGACCGGTGGATGCCCGTCGGCTTGGACCTGCGTGACCCCGTTGCCACCGGGTCCGCGGACGCGACGGCGTTCGTCCTCCCGGACGCACCCGGCGTCGCCGTCGAGACGCTCCGCTCGGCCGACGAGCGACTCTTCCTCGCTGGCTACACGCTCTCCTCGGACCGCGTCGCCGAGGCCCTTCTCGCCGCCCACCGGCGCGGCGTCCGCGTGCGCGTCCTCGTGGAGGGGTCGCCCGTCGGCGGCGCCTCCCGCGCGCAGGCGGCGACGCTGGACCGACTCGTCGCGGCCGGCGTTCCGGTCGCCGTCGTCTCCGGCCCGCGGGCGAAGTTCTCCTACCACCACGCGAAGTACGCCGTCGTCGACGACCGGTCACTGGTGCTCACGGAGAACTGGAAGCCGTCGGGGACCGGCGGCCGCGACAGTCGCGGGTGGGGCGTCCGCGTCGCCTCCGAGCGAACGGCGGACGAACTCGCCGCGGTGTTCGCGGCGGACGCGACGGGCCGGGGGGTCGTTCCGTGGGACGAGTTCCGGCAGGGTCGCGAGTTCGTCGACGACGCGCCCGCAACGGCGGCGTATCCCGCGCGCCTCCCGCCCGAGTCGGTCCGCGCGACGGAGGTGCGAGTGCTCACCACGCCCGGCAACGCGGGCCAAACGGTTATCGAACGGATCGACGGCGCCGAGGAGCGAATCTCGGTCGTCAACCCCCGCATCGACCCGGAGGGTCGGTTCTTCGCCGCTCTCGTCCGCGCGGCCCGCCGGGGCGTCTCGGTGCGACTCCTCCTCTCGAACGCGTGGTACGACGCCGAGGAGAACGAGGCGGCGGTCGCCCGCGCCGACGAACTCCGGGAGTCGGGGCTCCCCATCGAGGCGCGAATCGCCGACCCGCGGGGTCGGTTCGGCAAGGTGCACGCGAAGGGCGCCGTCGTCGACGGCGAGGTGGCTCTCGTCGGTAGTTTGAACTGGAACGACCACGCCGCGACGGAGAACCGCGAGGTGGTGCTCGAACTGCGTGGAGACGAACCGGCGGATTACTACCGCCGGGCGTTCGACGCCGACTGGGGGGCCGCGGGCGGCGGAGTTGGCTCTGGCCTCGGCGGCGCCGACCGAACGACGTGGCTCCTCGTCGCCGGCGCACTCGCGTCGGCGGTGCTGGCCGGACTGATACTGAAGAAGACGGTTCGGTTCGAGCGGAGATAA